GAGGCCTCTGAGGATGTGGCCTGCAGTCAGAGGAACAGTAGTGGGACTTTTTGCTATGCCAGGGCAATCAAGACCAACCCACACTTTGCTGGGAATGTAGCCAACGTCAGGTCCAAATTCAAATCTTCTCACCGATACACCAACGGCAGCGTGGTGGATTCAGAGGCGATCGGCGGAATTAGTGTTCACAATGACGAGGCAGAGACTGTCAACAGTGCACTCTCTCGTGAAAGAGACCCAACTGGACTGCAAGGTCATTATGCAGAGCGGTGTGGGAAGCTGCTGTTATCAGCTGCCCGACCTTTTGGTATGCCACAAAAAATATGCAGCAATTGCGGTGGCAGACCGAATACAGCCATTGCTGAGAAATGCTCAACTACCGGCGCTTGTCTCGCAGAGAAACCATCAAAGTCAGCTGTAACCTCGGTCTTGCCTACCACGCATGTCCAGATGCCCCATATGGATACAAACTTTAGGCCGAGGCAATATGAAATCTCAGAGAGCAtcacaaacagagacaaaagGACACTCGTTAATCcacaaatgttatattttagtGAAGAACTAAAGTATGGAAAAACCCCCCACCCAGCATGCCCAGTGCACTCTAAAGGCAATTTGGACACTTTGTCACAGACACATGCTGCAATTGATGCAACGTCCCCTCAACCCACAACCATCCTTCATTCCAAAACCATCACTTTTACTAAAGCAACTATTGAAACAAGACAAGAGGAAGCCAGTACAAAATATTTAGCAAAATCGCCACAAGACGGTAAGATCCCGCGACCAACAAGTCTCGCTTTGACTCCGCAGTTGGCCACGGCTACCAAACCAAACAACCCACATTCAAACACTTATCCTAAGCAGTTCCAAAATCCacaaaacaattattcaaaaaATAATGTGCCTAAAAAAGATTTGTCACCATcttcacaatttaaaaacacatctaataCCAACACACGTAAATCAACCACAACCTTAAATACCGCACTGGTGTCAACGGAAAATATATCCGATAAAGTTAAACATGAAACGCATGCAGCACAAGTAAATGTAGAAATACAGGCAGCCAAGACATTAGACCCCATCAATAAAGTGGAAACTGCGCCACAAACTACACCTGTAAGTCCACCTAGTATCCCTCGTGATTTGGGTTATTACCCTCAAGAAAAAACAAGCGTTGAGGAAAAATCACCAGGCGAAGCTTCTTTTATTGACACTGCAATAAACTCAACTAGATTTCCCCTGCCACACACAACTGCGCCAAATTCAATTCTCAGAACTGTTGTCCCACAGAGCGTTTTGAATCGCACGTTGAGTTCAGATCATACCAGCACTGAGTGTAAATCTGTGGCTACAAAGATCCAACCAATTGTACTTAACTCCTCAAATTCCGAACCTGCGCTTCATGTTTCCACAGGATCTCTAAACGCAACATTGAGTGAAACAAAACCCCTATACTCAAGGGTTAGGTTGCCTTCAAGTGCAGCACCCACTTCTACAtctacatacaaaaataaaggcCTCAGGTACTCCTCGATCAATCTGAAAACTTCACAACACACAGTCTCCACCTCTTCATCTACATTGACAGGAAACCAAAGTAACGTCTGTGCATCAGATTCAACTTTGCTtcaaacagcaaacacaacacaacacatcaACATTCTTGATTGTACTGAAGCACCTCAACCTGATCACACACCAGCACCAGACAACAGGTTTCAAAGTTGGAATGAATCTCGTGTGTGTGGGGTTGTTTTCAATCAGGAAAACTACTCAACAACGTCTCCAGTTGCATTATCCGAGCCGCTAAACGTGTCAAAAGATCACATCAAAGTCAGTGATGCAAGCACCCCAACTCCTAAATCAGCCATTATTTCAGATACTGAATCATATACGCGTGGAAATAAATTCAATGGTAATCTAATCAATGAATTAGTTTTGCATGAGTCAAATGACCATGAAAATTCAGATCTGCCCCAGGTCACCGACCTTCAGAATTATATTTCCCTAATTAAGTCAAGCAGCTCTTGTCTCCGGGGTTGCATAAACACAGGGCAACAAAGGCGCACACATCATCAAGAATACAAAGACACTGAACATGAGGGACACTCTGCTAAATGCCCACCAGTAAAAAAGACCCAGGAGACGGGttcaaaaacagaacaatactCCTCGGGAGTGTCAGTCAGGCATGCAAATATTAATCTTAAATATAA
This Eleginops maclovinus isolate JMC-PN-2008 ecotype Puerto Natales chromosome 11, JC_Emac_rtc_rv5, whole genome shotgun sequence DNA region includes the following protein-coding sequences:
- the LOC134872484 gene encoding uncharacterized protein LOC134872484, which gives rise to MGRRATDLTTPVPVLGVPALVGVRGWRTTGLDRALLHTWGPQCSVGVQTSPGISRPLTQHSVQLTDTLSTPSDSITQTSKSYITKETVYKEILLLTKNDKEKRVILKQKSGESKTKKEVTFKALGGEASEDVACSQRNSSGTFCYARAIKTNPHFAGNVANVRSKFKSSHRYTNGSVVDSEAIGGISVHNDEAETVNSALSRERDPTGLQGHYAERCGKLLLSAARPFGMPQKICSNCGGRPNTAIAEKCSTTGACLAEKPSKSAVTSVLPTTHVQMPHMDTNFRPRQYEISESITNRDKRTLVNPQMLYFSEELKYGKTPHPACPVHSKGNLDTLSQTHAAIDATSPQPTTILHSKTITFTKATIETRQEEASTKYLAKSPQDGKIPRPTSLALTPQLATATKPNNPHSNTYPKQFQNPQNNYSKNNVPKKDLSPSSQFKNTSNTNTRKSTTTLNTALVSTENISDKVKHETHAAQVNVEIQAAKTLDPINKVETAPQTTPVSPPSIPRDLGYYPQEKTSVEEKSPGEASFIDTAINSTRFPLPHTTAPNSILRTVVPQSVLNRTLSSDHTSTECKSVATKIQPIVLNSSNSEPALHVSTGSLNATLSETKPLYSRVRLPSSAAPTSTSTYKNKGLRYSSINLKTSQHTVSTSSSTLTGNQSNVCASDSTLLQTANTTQHINILDCTEAPQPDHTPAPDNRFQSWNESRVCGVVFNQENYSTTSPVALSEPLNVSKDHIKVSDASTPTPKSAIISDTESYTRGNKFNGNLINELVLHESNDHENSDLPQVTDLQNYISLIKSSSSCLRGCINTGQQRRTHHQEYKDTEHEGHSAKCPPVKKTQETGSKTEQYSSGVSVRHANINLKYKADECTPPNHSKPVAKAQSNCEPTFSSLKNTEAHVEPIAKPSVLQTSDSDTSSLPRTHKSPELSFNAPVPFNSQEKGCMSTGNSILPSSTKLLASISRLPSFEAEAIIRPDSKFSAAPSQPCPEDTSLAHLHPAAAALLLPPSPQCCKSAALQQRLETVEASLAANKDRITTLLNIIHDLETCHTPTSGRQCYNTGQDLKNCLTCQKTACIVYSVEYDFRQQERRFLEVLNLSSKGNNAFQAHSSPPLNFSLLRNIIIKNLTKSKVRSKKLCKTLFKWLPRKIQQV